In a genomic window of Streptomyces koelreuteriae:
- a CDS encoding carbohydrate ABC transporter permease encodes MTNTQTPPARAARPEAAPAPTRKRPPARDRGSRLLATLFLAPTIVGIVVFTVVPIVGSVVLSLFHWNVIDSPGYAGLSNYGEVFGDSTVLVSFRNTLVFMVFAVALQLLIALALALTINGRMPVWLRSVFRSAFFFPLVLSAASISVVMKYLFNQDFGVVNWLLGFVGIAPVPWLTSENAAMATVVLVYVWQQFGFSFLLFIGGLNNIPKEIHEAAALDGATGLRKHLTVTLPLLSPTLLVASVVGIINALQVFEQPYVLTNGGPGDSTRTVVMVIYETAFEQLRFGEASAVGVLLFALIMAVTALQFRLSRRFVHYQ; translated from the coding sequence ATGACGAACACCCAGACACCACCCGCCCGGGCCGCCCGCCCCGAGGCCGCGCCGGCCCCGACGCGCAAGCGTCCCCCGGCCCGCGACCGGGGCAGCCGGCTGCTGGCGACCCTGTTCCTGGCCCCGACGATCGTCGGCATCGTCGTGTTCACGGTCGTCCCCATCGTCGGCTCGGTGGTGCTGAGCCTCTTCCACTGGAACGTGATCGACTCGCCGGGTTACGCCGGACTCTCCAACTACGGGGAGGTGTTCGGCGACTCGACCGTCCTGGTGTCCTTCCGCAACACGCTGGTGTTCATGGTGTTCGCGGTGGCGCTGCAACTGCTGATCGCGCTGGCGCTGGCCCTGACCATCAACGGCCGGATGCCGGTGTGGCTGCGGTCGGTGTTCCGCTCGGCGTTCTTCTTCCCGCTCGTGCTGTCCGCCGCGTCGATCTCGGTGGTGATGAAGTACCTGTTCAACCAGGACTTCGGGGTGGTCAACTGGCTGCTCGGCTTCGTCGGGATCGCGCCGGTGCCGTGGCTGACGTCGGAGAACGCGGCGATGGCGACCGTGGTCCTGGTCTATGTCTGGCAGCAGTTCGGCTTCTCGTTCCTGCTGTTCATCGGCGGCCTGAACAACATCCCGAAGGAGATCCACGAGGCCGCCGCCCTGGACGGCGCGACCGGCCTGCGCAAGCACCTCACCGTCACCCTGCCGCTGCTGTCACCGACGCTGCTGGTCGCCTCGGTCGTCGGCATCATCAACGCGCTGCAGGTCTTCGAGCAGCCGTACGTCCTCACCAACGGCGGTCCCGGCGACTCCACCCGCACGGTCGTGATGGTGATCTACGAGACGGCGTTCGAGCAGTTGCGCTTCGGTGAGGCGTCCGCGGTGGGTGTGCTGCTGTTCGCGCTGATCATGGCCGTCACGGCACTCCAGTTCCGGCTCAGCCGGCGTTTCGTCCACTACCAGTGA
- a CDS encoding extracellular solute-binding protein: MTDSHLTRRALMRYGAYGAGAAALAGTAASWDRLTGADIPGRDDGSLVVATLGPAYGPEAIRTLQDGFRELHPDIKLRVNAVQAVDWSDFFAKILTQVAAGTAPDLVYVATEGVQLFAQRLGVALDKWVRRDAAELKEYFADVHPSLVESMMYEGSLYQLPVEFNAADMYFNRQVLRRAGADFPPADWTRDDFTTLLRDMKKSSGSRFTPYFWTNRLWGGVVPWLFANDTNLLAESKAPGGRWLWDGFYPAAQRKGRGGGFRWTTPQATHDRVEEVYDYLASLIQDGLCTRPEGGNGQNLIGVFSTGRVGVTPAGGFWAGGLSLAGMEPDGFDVQYFPRWRTQRMQYGAAGYALLRTSKMQDEAWEFIKYAARKDTLERLFTTNQTTPARRSLLTADRYEKTGPAHWPVFYDTLDRFPDTGPIPAPPQVAEVEQVLLKHTGTALASPRSVRPALRRMQGDLEKAMERDA, from the coding sequence ATGACCGACTCACACCTCACCCGCCGCGCCCTCATGCGGTACGGCGCCTACGGCGCGGGGGCCGCCGCCCTGGCCGGCACCGCAGCGAGCTGGGACCGGCTCACCGGAGCCGACATCCCCGGCCGGGACGACGGCTCCCTGGTCGTCGCCACGCTGGGCCCCGCCTACGGGCCCGAGGCCATCCGCACGCTCCAGGACGGCTTCCGCGAGCTGCACCCCGACATCAAGCTCCGCGTCAACGCGGTGCAGGCCGTCGACTGGTCGGACTTCTTCGCGAAGATCCTCACCCAGGTCGCGGCGGGCACCGCCCCCGACCTCGTCTACGTCGCCACCGAGGGCGTGCAGCTCTTCGCACAGCGGCTCGGCGTGGCCCTGGACAAGTGGGTGCGGCGGGACGCGGCCGAGCTGAAGGAGTACTTCGCCGACGTCCACCCCTCGCTGGTGGAGTCGATGATGTACGAGGGCAGCCTCTACCAGCTCCCGGTGGAGTTCAACGCCGCCGACATGTACTTCAACCGGCAGGTGCTGCGCCGGGCGGGCGCGGACTTCCCGCCGGCCGACTGGACGCGCGACGACTTCACCACGCTGCTGCGGGACATGAAGAAGTCCAGCGGCTCCCGCTTCACGCCGTACTTCTGGACCAACCGGCTCTGGGGCGGCGTGGTGCCCTGGCTGTTCGCGAACGACACCAATCTGCTCGCCGAGTCCAAGGCGCCCGGCGGGCGGTGGCTGTGGGACGGCTTCTATCCGGCGGCTCAGCGCAAAGGGCGTGGGGGCGGCTTCCGATGGACCACGCCGCAGGCCACCCACGACCGGGTGGAGGAGGTCTACGACTATCTCGCCTCCCTCATCCAGGACGGCCTGTGCACCCGCCCCGAGGGCGGCAACGGCCAGAACCTCATCGGCGTGTTCTCCACCGGCCGGGTCGGTGTCACCCCGGCGGGCGGCTTCTGGGCGGGCGGGCTGTCCCTGGCCGGTATGGAGCCGGACGGCTTCGACGTGCAGTACTTCCCGCGCTGGCGCACCCAGCGCATGCAGTACGGCGCGGCGGGCTACGCGCTGCTGCGCACCTCGAAGATGCAGGACGAGGCATGGGAGTTCATCAAGTACGCGGCCCGCAAGGACACCCTGGAGCGGCTGTTCACGACGAACCAGACGACCCCGGCCCGCCGCTCCCTGCTGACCGCCGACCGCTACGAGAAGACGGGTCCGGCGCACTGGCCGGTCTTCTACGACACCCTCGACCGATTCCCCGACACCGGGCCCATTCCGGCGCCGCCGCAGGTCGCGGAGGTCGAGCAGGTGCTGCTGAAGCACACCGGTACGGCCCTGGCCTCCCCGCGCTCGGTGCGTCCCGCGCTGCGCCGGATGCAGGGCGATCTGGAGAAGGCCATGGAGCGTGACGCATGA
- a CDS encoding glycoside hydrolase family 32 protein: MSGISRRALFAGTAVGTAGALLPAAAGPAAAGPGRAAASYRAAYHFTVPEQWKNDPQRPIWIDGAYHYYYLHNADYLSGEVGTAWRLATSTDLVSFTDRGIAVPKDTTPGGDVWSGSAVIDTDDTAGFGAGAVVVLATMSPHDGPNDQAQYLYYSTDGGRSFTPHGTDPVLPNPGVRDFRDPKVIRDEERDRWVMTLAENDKVGFYHSADLKSWTYVSGFVKGGIGVLECPDLFRIRAGDGTAKWVLGVSANGKAAGLPNTYAYWTGSFDGSAFTADATEPQWLDRGWDWYGAVTFDKRGTDGTLDEETRYAIGWLNNWDYAQITPTIDSDGFNGTDSIVREITLKRAADGTYHLVSRPVAALDRYVSRTVRLGDLAVEGTRVLDYRGTAYELTCEITWDQVTGAGMQLRRSPDGARHIDAGVHRDYAYLNRRPTVSPDMSGRWQESHSPFDPARRTVTLRALVDRTSVELFLDDGRYVHSTAAFPYLVDNGLALFTIDGRAVFRNTTIREFEV; the protein is encoded by the coding sequence ATGAGCGGGATCAGCAGGAGAGCGCTGTTCGCCGGTACGGCCGTGGGCACGGCCGGCGCGTTACTGCCCGCAGCGGCGGGCCCGGCTGCGGCCGGACCCGGGAGGGCAGCCGCGAGCTACCGCGCCGCCTACCACTTCACCGTCCCCGAACAGTGGAAGAACGACCCGCAGCGCCCGATCTGGATCGACGGCGCGTACCACTACTACTACCTCCACAACGCCGACTACCTCTCCGGCGAGGTCGGCACCGCCTGGCGCCTGGCCACCAGCACCGACCTGGTCTCCTTCACGGACCGGGGGATCGCCGTACCCAAGGACACCACCCCGGGCGGCGACGTCTGGTCGGGCTCGGCGGTGATCGACACGGACGACACGGCGGGCTTCGGGGCGGGCGCGGTCGTCGTCCTGGCCACGATGTCGCCGCACGACGGCCCGAACGACCAGGCGCAGTACCTGTACTACTCCACTGACGGCGGCCGCTCCTTCACCCCCCACGGCACCGACCCGGTGCTGCCCAACCCCGGAGTGCGCGACTTCCGCGACCCCAAGGTGATCCGCGACGAGGAGCGGGACCGCTGGGTGATGACCCTCGCCGAGAACGACAAGGTGGGCTTCTACCACTCCGCCGACCTCAAGTCCTGGACGTACGTCAGCGGTTTCGTCAAAGGCGGCATCGGCGTGCTGGAGTGCCCGGACCTGTTCCGGATCCGCGCCGGGGACGGCACGGCGAAATGGGTGCTCGGCGTGAGCGCCAACGGCAAGGCCGCCGGGCTGCCGAACACGTACGCGTACTGGACGGGCTCCTTCGACGGGAGCGCCTTCACCGCCGACGCCACCGAACCGCAGTGGCTCGACCGGGGCTGGGACTGGTACGGGGCCGTCACCTTCGACAAACGCGGCACCGACGGCACGCTCGACGAGGAGACCCGCTACGCCATCGGCTGGCTGAACAACTGGGACTACGCCCAGATCACGCCCACCATCGACAGCGACGGCTTCAACGGCACCGACTCGATCGTCCGCGAGATCACGCTGAAACGCGCGGCCGACGGCACCTACCACCTGGTGTCCCGGCCGGTCGCCGCGCTCGACCGGTACGTCTCGCGCACGGTACGGCTCGGCGACCTGGCGGTCGAGGGCACCCGAGTCCTCGACTACCGGGGCACCGCCTACGAACTGACCTGCGAGATCACCTGGGACCAGGTCACGGGCGCGGGAATGCAACTGCGGCGCTCCCCGGACGGCGCCCGGCACATCGACGCCGGAGTCCACCGCGACTACGCCTACCTCAACCGCCGCCCCACCGTGTCCCCGGACATGTCGGGCCGATGGCAGGAGAGCCACAGCCCCTTCGACCCGGCCCGGCGCACGGTGACACTCCGCGCCCTGGTCGACCGCACCTCGGTGGAACTGTTCCTGGACGACGGCCGGTACGTGCACTCGACGGCGGCGTTCCCCTACCTGGTCGACAACGGGCTCGCGCTGTTCACCATCGACGGCAGGGCGGTGTTCCGGAACACCACGATCCGGGAGTTCGAGGTGTGA
- a CDS encoding TauD/TfdA dioxygenase family protein yields MTTDSPITDEAAREAGVEVRPVAGHIGAEIGGVDLAADLDDAVIAAIRAAVLRWKVVFFRGQKLDHTGHVAFARRFGETVVLPRRGKASPPDFPEIETTADRLELGGRFGMEHDEWLRRRRHTLLRGWHCDHGARIDPPAATILRAETVPPYGGDTTWSNLAAAYAGLSAPLREFADTLRAEHRLGVGYQPRPGDDAYVRHLLDRQVASLHPLVRVHPETGERILYVNGYYIEQIAGLSRPESSAILDLLLEQAVRPEYTVRFRWEPGSVAFWDNRATMHLAPGDTTHLDHPRIMHRVMLAGDVPVGVDGKLSEPITGTAPGRW; encoded by the coding sequence ATGACGACGGACAGCCCGATCACGGACGAGGCGGCGCGGGAGGCCGGGGTGGAGGTGAGGCCGGTCGCCGGGCACATCGGCGCCGAGATCGGTGGGGTCGACCTGGCGGCGGACCTCGACGACGCCGTGATCGCCGCGATCAGGGCGGCGGTGCTGCGCTGGAAGGTGGTGTTCTTCCGGGGACAGAAGCTGGACCACACCGGGCATGTGGCCTTCGCGCGCCGGTTCGGCGAGACCGTGGTGCTGCCCCGGCGCGGCAAGGCCTCGCCGCCGGACTTCCCCGAGATCGAGACGACCGCCGACCGGCTCGAACTGGGCGGGAGGTTCGGCATGGAGCACGACGAGTGGCTGCGGCGCCGCCGCCACACCCTGCTGCGCGGCTGGCACTGCGACCACGGCGCCCGTATCGACCCGCCGGCCGCGACGATCCTGCGCGCGGAGACCGTACCGCCCTACGGCGGCGACACCACCTGGTCGAACCTGGCGGCGGCGTACGCCGGACTCTCCGCGCCGCTGCGGGAGTTCGCCGACACGCTGCGGGCCGAGCACCGCCTCGGCGTCGGCTACCAGCCCCGGCCCGGCGACGACGCCTACGTCCGCCACCTGCTGGACCGTCAGGTCGCCTCACTGCACCCCCTGGTGCGCGTCCACCCGGAGACGGGGGAGCGGATCCTCTACGTCAACGGCTACTACATCGAGCAGATCGCCGGCCTCTCCCGCCCCGAGAGCAGCGCGATCCTGGACCTGCTGCTGGAGCAGGCGGTCCGGCCCGAGTACACGGTCCGCTTCCGCTGGGAGCCGGGCAGCGTGGCGTTCTGGGACAACCGCGCCACGATGCATCTCGCCCCCGGCGACACCACCCACCTCGACCACCCGCGGATCATGCACCGGGTGATGCTCGCGGGCGACGTGCCCGTCGGGGTGGACGGGAAGCTGTCGGAGCCGATCACCGGGACGGCGCCCGGGCGGTGGTGA
- a CDS encoding ester cyclase — protein sequence MTSHTPAQLRALYARWSELWRGDFSHAEEILDPGLVVHQARPDGSDSEAVTGPGRLLPEIEQTMAAFDDITITVDIGPIVDGDLISARWTLRATYAGGIPQATAPTGTRISFSGNDILRVRNGRFVEYWTCTDILDGLSQLGAISGPNGPARH from the coding sequence ATGACCAGCCACACCCCCGCGCAACTGCGCGCCCTCTACGCTCGCTGGAGCGAGCTGTGGCGCGGCGACTTCAGCCACGCCGAGGAGATCCTCGACCCCGGGTTGGTCGTCCACCAGGCCCGCCCCGACGGCAGCGACTCCGAAGCCGTCACCGGCCCCGGGCGCCTGCTGCCCGAGATCGAGCAGACCATGGCCGCCTTCGACGACATCACCATCACCGTCGACATCGGCCCGATCGTCGACGGCGACCTGATCTCCGCCCGCTGGACCCTGCGCGCCACCTACGCCGGCGGCATCCCCCAGGCCACCGCCCCGACCGGCACGAGGATCTCCTTCAGCGGCAACGACATCCTGCGCGTCCGGAACGGCCGGTTCGTCGAGTACTGGACCTGCACCGACATCCTCGACGGTCTGTCCCAACTCGGCGCGATCTCCGGCCCCAACGGCCCCGCCCGGCACTGA
- a CDS encoding MarR family winged helix-turn-helix transcriptional regulator, with product MSNRTRGELVAAVTATARRHHAAYTLFNQAMAEHLGLHPTDLQCVSLLALEPGPRTTGEIAELTGLTSGSATRLVDRLQKAGLAERHADPHDRRKMLVSLTSGRTPEIEAAWSTPGEAFDEALDYFTDDELIVIERYLRRTTDVGAEQTARLRTG from the coding sequence GTGTCAAACCGAACCCGCGGGGAGCTGGTCGCGGCGGTCACCGCGACGGCGCGGCGTCACCACGCCGCCTACACGCTGTTCAACCAGGCCATGGCCGAACACCTCGGCCTCCACCCCACCGACCTGCAGTGCGTGAGCCTGCTCGCCCTGGAACCCGGCCCTCGCACTACGGGGGAGATCGCGGAGCTGACCGGGCTGACCTCCGGATCGGCCACCCGCCTCGTCGACCGCCTCCAGAAGGCCGGCCTCGCCGAACGCCATGCCGACCCCCACGACCGGCGCAAGATGCTGGTCTCCCTCACCAGCGGCCGCACCCCCGAGATCGAAGCCGCCTGGAGCACCCCCGGGGAAGCCTTCGACGAGGCATTGGACTACTTCACTGACGACGAACTCATCGTGATCGAGCGGTACTTGCGCCGCACCACTGACGTGGGAGCGGAACAGACGGCACGCCTGCGCACGGGCTGA
- a CDS encoding LLM class flavin-dependent oxidoreductase — MPPTSRPLRKLGFLTIGLFDEADPRRGHESTLEIIELGERLGFDSAWVRHRHLQYGISSPVAVLAAASQRTRRIELGTAVTPLGWENPLRLAEDLATVDLLSGGRLNPGVSVGPPMHFDQVKGALYPDTAEAEDFGHGRVERLLDFVRGKPATDFGGREGFEVFSQQVQPHSPGLGHRLWYGAGSLHSARWAGEHGMNLLTSSVVKAEAPEGPHDFAQIQLSHIHAFRAAHPDGDAARVSQGLVVIPTDSASPDQRARYEKYAAERTPRTTEPQGPARLLFAPDLVGTSTEIAERLHAHAAFREVDEVAFALPFTFEHEDYLQILTDMATRLGPALGWRPAA; from the coding sequence GTGCCACCGACCTCACGACCGCTGCGCAAGCTGGGTTTCCTGACCATCGGACTGTTCGACGAGGCGGATCCACGCCGTGGCCACGAGTCCACGCTGGAGATCATCGAGCTGGGCGAGCGGCTCGGCTTCGACAGTGCGTGGGTACGCCACCGCCACCTCCAGTACGGCATCTCCTCGCCCGTAGCGGTCCTGGCCGCGGCCTCGCAGCGGACCCGCCGCATCGAACTCGGCACGGCGGTCACCCCGCTGGGCTGGGAGAACCCGCTGCGGCTGGCCGAGGATCTGGCCACCGTCGACCTGCTGTCCGGCGGCCGGCTCAACCCGGGCGTCAGTGTGGGCCCGCCGATGCACTTCGACCAGGTCAAGGGCGCGCTCTACCCGGACACGGCCGAAGCGGAGGACTTTGGACACGGGCGGGTGGAGCGGCTGCTGGACTTCGTGCGGGGCAAGCCGGCGACGGACTTCGGCGGGCGGGAAGGCTTCGAGGTCTTCTCGCAGCAGGTGCAGCCGCACTCCCCCGGCCTGGGCCACCGCCTGTGGTACGGCGCCGGCAGCCTGCACTCGGCCCGCTGGGCGGGCGAGCACGGCATGAACCTCCTCACCAGCAGCGTCGTCAAGGCCGAAGCCCCCGAAGGGCCCCACGACTTCGCCCAGATCCAGCTCTCCCACATCCACGCCTTCCGCGCCGCCCACCCCGACGGCGACGCCGCCCGGGTCTCGCAGGGCCTGGTCGTCATCCCGACGGACTCCGCCTCCCCCGACCAGCGCGCCCGCTACGAGAAGTACGCCGCCGAGCGCACCCCTCGCACGACCGAACCCCAGGGCCCGGCCCGACTCCTGTTCGCACCGGACCTGGTGGGCACCTCGACCGAGATCGCCGAGCGACTCCACGCCCACGCCGCGTTCCGAGAGGTCGACGAGGTCGCGTTCGCCCTGCCGTTCACGTTCGAGCACGAGGACTATCTCCAGATCCTCACGGACATGGCGACGAGGCTCGGACCGGCGCTGGGATGGCGACCGGCCGCTTGA
- a CDS encoding metallophosphoesterase family protein, with product MSDSSRDTAEGAGWNSTERGAYQQLMPQRVEKISWLNPKTLWAARNGVLASWFGDPTGRIRGRWVAQREAGGAPADKVIRREEPDRFSFLVIGDTGEGDDPQYAVVPGFLKTGQDTSFAVLASDVIYPVGSADDYDTKFFRPYQDYQAPIYAIPGNHDWYEDLGGFMRVFCDDAPPLPPEPRPRPLSRAWLRSLLWHKARPDDGQHLAEARKLRSSPAQHAVQPGPYWAIDAGPVRIIGIDTGLLGTLDAEQGAWLREVSQGPRPKILVTGSPLYVDGRHEPCAIEGGGTVDDIVRDPAHHYVAAIGGDIHNYQRYPVRLDDGRTLQYVVAGGGGAFMHATHTIPRVSVADVTEQDFRCYPLRGDSLAFYSRLYGHRLRMRRFFTLTEAEATAVIAERLGIQPARSPAASTRVTRRVRLVAGLLGTGRRPDKAKRFRLPVRKIYTSLFSPSSATYSPPFFKCFLRLDVSPDSVRLRCYAATGDRAQEISPPVEDEVTIPLS from the coding sequence GTGTCTGACTCCTCACGCGATACCGCCGAAGGCGCAGGCTGGAACAGCACCGAACGCGGCGCGTACCAGCAGTTGATGCCGCAGCGGGTCGAGAAGATCTCCTGGCTGAACCCGAAGACGCTGTGGGCCGCCCGCAACGGCGTGCTGGCCTCCTGGTTCGGCGACCCCACCGGGCGAATACGCGGCCGGTGGGTGGCGCAGCGCGAGGCCGGCGGCGCACCGGCCGACAAGGTGATCCGGCGTGAGGAGCCGGACCGTTTCTCCTTCCTGGTCATCGGCGACACCGGCGAGGGCGACGACCCCCAGTACGCCGTCGTGCCGGGCTTTCTGAAGACCGGTCAGGACACCAGCTTCGCGGTACTGGCCAGCGACGTGATCTACCCGGTGGGCAGCGCGGACGACTACGACACCAAGTTCTTCCGCCCGTACCAGGACTACCAGGCGCCGATCTACGCGATACCCGGCAACCACGACTGGTACGAGGACCTCGGCGGCTTCATGCGCGTCTTCTGCGACGACGCCCCGCCGCTGCCGCCCGAGCCCCGGCCGCGTCCCCTCAGCCGGGCCTGGCTGCGGTCCCTGCTGTGGCACAAGGCGCGTCCGGACGACGGGCAACACCTGGCCGAGGCCCGCAAGTTGCGCTCCTCCCCCGCCCAGCACGCCGTCCAGCCGGGCCCGTACTGGGCGATCGACGCCGGTCCGGTGCGGATCATCGGCATCGACACGGGTCTGCTGGGCACCCTCGACGCCGAGCAGGGCGCCTGGCTGCGCGAGGTCTCCCAGGGGCCACGCCCGAAGATCCTGGTCACCGGCTCGCCCCTGTACGTGGACGGCAGGCACGAGCCGTGCGCCATCGAAGGGGGCGGCACGGTCGACGACATCGTCCGCGACCCCGCGCACCACTATGTGGCGGCGATCGGCGGCGACATCCACAACTACCAGCGCTATCCCGTCCGGCTGGACGACGGACGCACCCTGCAGTACGTGGTCGCGGGCGGCGGCGGGGCGTTCATGCACGCCACCCACACCATCCCGCGCGTCTCCGTCGCGGACGTCACCGAGCAGGACTTCCGCTGCTATCCGCTGCGCGGCGACTCCCTCGCCTTCTACAGCCGGCTCTACGGCCACCGGCTGCGCATGCGCCGCTTCTTCACCCTCACCGAGGCCGAGGCGACGGCCGTGATCGCCGAGCGCCTCGGTATCCAGCCCGCCCGCTCGCCGGCCGCTTCGACCCGTGTCACCCGGCGCGTCCGTCTGGTCGCCGGGCTGCTCGGCACCGGGCGCCGGCCCGACAAGGCCAAGCGGTTCCGGCTGCCCGTGCGGAAGATCTACACGTCGCTGTTCTCGCCGAGTTCGGCGACCTACAGCCCGCCGTTCTTCAAGTGCTTCCTGCGTCTGGACGTCTCCCCGGACTCGGTCCGCCTGCGCTGCTACGCCGCCACCGGTGACCGCGCCCAGGAGATCTCCCCGCCGGTCGAGGACGAGGTGACGATCCCGCTGAGCTGA
- a CDS encoding MHYT domain-containing protein: MDGTVDGFRYGAVTPVAAYLMACLGGALGLRCIVRSLLDTRSWKPGWLALGAASIGCGIWTMHFIAMIGFHVKETRIRYDAATTVLSLVVAVVVVGIGVFIVGYRGTGRTVLAVAGTVTGLGVATMHYLGMAAMRLNGDVGYDPLGVALSVLIAIAAATAALWSAVTIRSLLMSLGASLVMGVAVSGMHYTGMAAVSVHVHDTPGGTWAGDSPMSLLLPMLLGPVVFLLLAGVVVMFDPMLVQGERPPVAHQDASAKGSAANSDASHRGSRRGPAWPTRKR; the protein is encoded by the coding sequence ATGGACGGCACGGTCGACGGGTTCCGCTACGGTGCGGTGACCCCGGTTGCGGCCTATCTGATGGCTTGTCTGGGAGGGGCACTTGGGCTGCGGTGCATCGTGCGCTCGCTGCTCGACACGCGATCCTGGAAGCCCGGCTGGCTGGCGTTAGGCGCCGCCTCCATCGGGTGCGGCATCTGGACGATGCACTTCATCGCCATGATCGGCTTCCACGTGAAGGAGACCCGGATCCGCTACGACGCGGCCACGACGGTGCTCAGTCTCGTCGTGGCCGTCGTCGTGGTCGGCATCGGCGTGTTCATCGTCGGCTACCGCGGCACGGGCCGCACGGTCCTGGCGGTCGCGGGGACCGTCACGGGCCTGGGCGTCGCGACGATGCACTACCTGGGCATGGCGGCGATGCGGCTGAACGGCGACGTCGGTTACGACCCGCTCGGTGTCGCGCTGTCCGTGCTGATCGCCATCGCGGCCGCGACCGCCGCGCTGTGGTCGGCCGTCACGATCCGCAGCCTGCTGATGAGTCTCGGGGCGAGCCTGGTGATGGGGGTGGCGGTGTCCGGGATGCACTACACGGGCATGGCCGCCGTCAGCGTCCATGTGCACGACACGCCAGGCGGGACGTGGGCCGGTGACTCGCCCATGTCGTTGCTGCTGCCGATGCTGCTGGGGCCGGTCGTCTTCCTGCTGCTGGCCGGGGTGGTGGTGATGTTCGATCCGATGCTGGTGCAGGGCGAACGGCCTCCCGTAGCGCACCAGGACGCGTCCGCGAAGGGCTCGGCCGCCAACTCCGACGCGTCGCACCGCGGTTCGCGGCGCGGACCGGCGTGGCCCACCCGAAAGCGCTGA
- a CDS encoding dienelactone hydrolase family protein: protein MTAVQGTAVDIPTGDGTADAYLARPDDGAAHPAVLLYMDAFGLRPRLRSMADRLAGEGYTVLVPNVFHRHGRAPLFDLPEFIDPGARPEIFERIMPVMRTLTPDVAMRDAAAYLGWLAESPAVADGPVALTGYCMGARLSLLTAGTYPERVAAAAGFHGGRLATDTPDSPHLVAGAITAELYFGHADEDPSLPPEQIDRLEEALTAAGVRHRCEVYAGAPHGFTQSDTASYHQEGDERHWAALLDLLKRTF, encoded by the coding sequence ATGACCGCCGTACAGGGAACCGCTGTCGACATCCCCACCGGGGACGGCACCGCGGACGCGTATCTGGCCCGTCCCGACGACGGGGCCGCCCATCCGGCGGTCCTGCTCTACATGGACGCCTTCGGCCTGCGTCCGCGGCTGCGGTCCATGGCCGACCGGCTGGCCGGTGAGGGCTACACGGTGCTGGTGCCGAACGTGTTCCACCGGCACGGCCGCGCTCCGCTGTTCGATCTTCCCGAGTTCATCGACCCGGGGGCGCGTCCGGAGATATTCGAGCGCATCATGCCGGTCATGCGGACCCTGACGCCGGACGTCGCGATGCGGGACGCCGCCGCCTATCTGGGCTGGCTGGCCGAGTCTCCCGCGGTGGCCGACGGCCCGGTCGCGCTGACCGGCTACTGCATGGGCGCCCGGCTCTCGCTGCTCACCGCCGGCACCTACCCGGAGCGGGTCGCGGCCGCGGCCGGCTTCCACGGCGGTCGGCTGGCGACGGACACGCCGGACAGCCCGCACCTGGTGGCGGGCGCGATCACCGCCGAGCTGTACTTCGGCCACGCCGACGAGGACCCCTCGCTGCCGCCGGAGCAGATCGATCGCCTGGAGGAGGCCCTGACGGCCGCGGGCGTGCGCCACCGCTGCGAGGTGTACGCGGGCGCGCCCCACGGTTTCACGCAGTCCGACACGGCGTCATACCACCAGGAGGGCGACGAGCGGCATTGGGCGGCACTGCTCGACCTCCTGAAGCGCACATTCTGA
- a CDS encoding L-threonylcarbamoyladenylate synthase, whose translation MAKYYDVHPDNPQPRTIGQIADSIRADALVAYPTDSCYALGCRLGSRDGIDRIRSIRKLDDRHHFTLVCQDFAQLGQFVRVDKDVFRAIKASTPGSYTFILPATKEVPRMLQHPKKKTVGVRIPDHVVTQALLAELGEPLLSSTLLLPGEEEPMTQGWEIKDELDHVLDGVVDSGDCGTEPTTVIDFSGGEAEIVRHGAGDTSRFE comes from the coding sequence ATGGCGAAGTACTACGACGTGCACCCCGACAACCCCCAGCCGCGCACCATCGGCCAGATCGCCGACAGCATCCGCGCGGACGCTCTTGTCGCCTACCCCACGGACTCCTGTTACGCACTGGGCTGCCGCCTGGGCAGCCGTGACGGCATCGACCGGATCCGATCGATCCGCAAGCTGGACGACCGGCACCACTTCACCCTCGTGTGCCAGGACTTCGCGCAGCTCGGCCAGTTCGTACGGGTCGACAAGGACGTGTTCCGCGCGATCAAGGCGTCGACGCCCGGCAGTTACACGTTCATCCTGCCGGCGACGAAGGAGGTGCCGCGCATGCTGCAGCACCCCAAGAAGAAGACGGTCGGCGTCCGGATCCCGGACCATGTCGTCACCCAGGCCCTGCTCGCCGAGCTCGGTGAGCCGCTGCTGTCCAGCACGCTGCTGCTGCCCGGCGAGGAGGAGCCGATGACGCAGGGCTGGGAGATCAAGGACGAGCTCGACCACGTCCTGGACGGGGTGGTGGACTCCGGCGACTGCGGCACCGAGCCGACGACGGTCATCGACTTCTCCGGCGGGGAGGCGGAGATCGTACGGCACGGCGCGGGCGACACCTCGCGGTTCGAGTAA